From Scomber japonicus isolate fScoJap1 chromosome 22, fScoJap1.pri, whole genome shotgun sequence, one genomic window encodes:
- the LOC128383557 gene encoding butyrophilin-like protein 8, with the protein MTEPKKQIRSACWTSSEFREKKPNSDMFHINNRSQFYPHINENSSGFKDGQESFDFGTCFTLIRKLNKQQREKMICRILLLISLTSCVSGTFVVKVTQSSYQAEENHNITLEWMFTTKPDSSSTSLNIYCELFTDHNDPVLYHVHEGVEAPESQDEQFAGRVQSDKDALREGRIRLHVSRLRTDDSGLYVCEVKTDDGVSSDRCNLSVTAAVDQPEPQKPTERPQPESWGRIGLYVGLPAAGLIASFVSWDKVRL; encoded by the exons ATGACGGAGCCAAAGAAGCAGATCAGATCAGCGTGTTGGACGAGCTCCGAGTTCagggaaaaaaaacctaattCAGACATGTTTCACATTAACAACCGGTCACA ATTTTATCCGCATATCAATGAAAACTCTTCAGGATTTAAAGATGGACAAGAGAGCTTTGACTTTGGGACTTGTTTCACTCTCATCAGGaaattaaacaaacagcaaag ggagaagatgatctgcaggatccttctgctcatcagcctgacctcctgtgtctctg gaacatttgTAGTGAAAGTGACTCAGAGCTCctatcaggcagaggagaaccacaacatcacactggaATGGATGTTTACAACCAAACCTGACAGTTCCTCCACCTCACTGAACATCTACTGTGAACTGTTCACTGATCACAATGACCCAGTCCTGTATCATGTACATGAGGGTGTTGAGGCCCCAGAGTCTCAGGATGAACAGTTTGCAGGACGAGTTCAGAGTGACAAAGACGCCCTCAGAGAAGGACgaatcagacttcatgtgtccagACTCAGGACTGATGACTCGggtctgtatgtatgtgaagTGAAAACAGATGATGGTGTGAGTTCTGACAGATGCAACCTCAGtgtcactg cagctgttgatcaGCCAGAACCTCAGAAACCTACTGAGAGACCACAACCAGAGAGTTGGGGAAGGATCGGCCTCTACGTTGGACTGCCAGCAGCTGGACTCATT GCCAGCTTTGTGTCTTGGGATAAAGTTAGACTCTGA
- the LOC128384034 gene encoding butyrophilin-like protein 8 produces the protein MICRILLLISLTSCVSGTFEVKVTQSSYQAEENHNITLEWMFTTKPDSSSSSLNIYCELFTDHNDPVLYHVYEGVEVPESQDEQFAGRVQCDKDALREGRIRLHVSRLRTDDSGLYRCEVKTNDGVSSDRCNLNVTGKMIQ, from the exons atgatctgcaggatccttctgctcatcagcctgacctcctgtgtctctg gaacatttgaagtgaaagtgacacagagctcctatcaggcagaggagaaccacaacatcacactggaatggatgtttacaaccaaacctgacagttcctcctcctcactgaacATCTACTGTGAGTTGTTCACTGATCACAATGACCCAGTCCTGTATCATGTATATGAGGGTGTTGAGGTCCCAGAGTCTCAGGATGAACAGTTTGCAGGACGAGTTCAGTGTGACAAAGACGCCCTCAGAGAAGGACgaatcagacttcatgtgtccagACTCAGGACTGATGACTCTGGTCTGTACAGGTGTGAAGTGAAAACAAATGATGGTGTGAGCTCTGACAGATGCAACCTCaatgtcactggtaagatgattcagtaa